One genomic window of Candidatus Protochlamydia phocaeensis includes the following:
- a CDS encoding ABC transporter substrate-binding protein yields MLENWITRMKKVGAFLLLAALASCSSSQEQSSVLTIGILQTASHPALDQAREGFMQELNAQLDGKVRFVVQNAEGSIAQARSIAQRFHADSHIDGIFAIATPAAQAAASVERQKPIFFAAVTDPEKAGLKQANHCGTSDMINVPNEIELLIDLVPQAKRVAILFNPSEINSVTVKDKMKDELEKRGMQVILVGVSQESEMAMAATSAMQKSDAILTPIDNTVAMALPTLAKISRAHHRPLIVSDNLLVEKGALAARGVDYFQSGEKAAALAVEVFVKGKKPGDLALAQSSSSLAVINQEVLKELGLSMPEKWIGEAIIVNQQAGKKP; encoded by the coding sequence ATGTTAGAAAATTGGATCACACGGATGAAAAAGGTAGGAGCTTTTCTGTTGCTTGCTGCTTTAGCAAGCTGCTCCTCCTCTCAAGAACAGTCTTCTGTTTTGACAATCGGCATTTTGCAAACAGCTTCGCATCCAGCCCTTGATCAGGCTCGCGAAGGATTTATGCAAGAATTAAATGCTCAGCTGGATGGCAAAGTGCGCTTTGTCGTGCAAAATGCAGAGGGATCGATCGCACAAGCGCGCAGCATTGCGCAGCGATTTCATGCCGATAGCCACATAGACGGCATTTTTGCCATTGCCACTCCCGCCGCACAGGCCGCAGCTTCTGTTGAGAGGCAAAAGCCAATTTTTTTTGCAGCCGTCACCGACCCGGAAAAAGCCGGCCTTAAACAAGCCAATCACTGTGGAACAAGCGACATGATTAATGTGCCAAACGAGATCGAATTGCTTATTGATCTTGTCCCTCAAGCAAAACGGGTGGCAATTCTATTTAATCCCAGTGAAATCAATTCGGTAACAGTTAAAGACAAAATGAAAGATGAACTGGAAAAGCGGGGCATGCAAGTGATTTTAGTCGGTGTTTCCCAAGAATCGGAAATGGCGATGGCGGCCACGTCGGCTATGCAAAAAAGCGATGCCATTTTAACTCCAATTGATAATACGGTCGCCATGGCATTGCCGACATTGGCCAAGATTTCTCGTGCGCATCATAGGCCCCTAATCGTAAGCGACAATTTATTAGTCGAAAAAGGAGCGTTAGCGGCAAGGGGAGTGGATTACTTTCAGTCGGGGGAAAAAGCGGCTGCTTTAGCGGTGGAAGTTTTTGTAAAAGGGAAAAAGCCCGGCGATCTTGCACTTGCCCAATCATCCTCTTCGCTTGCCGTTATCAATCAAGAAGTTCTAAAAGAGCTAGGATTATCCATGCCTGAAAAATGGATTGGAGAAGCTATAATTGTTAACCAACAAGCAGGAAAAAAACCATGA
- a CDS encoding ATP-binding cassette domain-containing protein: MLADPVLQIEQLTVERQEKAILKHLSCQAYPGELVILKGVNGSGKSTLLDAIVGRIQPQEGRISLKGENMVGRTEKERSRWISRMSQNTLAGCFPSLTVQENLAIASLKGQKATLKNSHARFLRQALTDQLASVDIDLDPLLHRPMGCLSGGQRQILTFVMATLMHPALLLLDEPTAALDPDSASKLVHLMLDFIKRTQAATIMITHDMTLANQLKGRQWYMFQGQIVEESG, encoded by the coding sequence ATGCTAGCCGATCCTGTATTGCAAATCGAACAATTAACGGTTGAAAGGCAAGAAAAAGCTATTCTAAAACATTTGTCATGCCAAGCATATCCCGGAGAATTAGTCATTCTGAAAGGAGTGAATGGTTCAGGAAAAAGCACTTTGCTAGATGCCATTGTAGGCCGCATTCAACCCCAAGAAGGGCGCATCAGCTTAAAAGGGGAAAATATGGTCGGTCGGACAGAAAAGGAGCGTTCGCGCTGGATCAGCCGCATGTCGCAAAATACTCTTGCAGGCTGCTTTCCTTCTTTAACTGTGCAAGAAAACCTTGCCATTGCTTCTTTAAAAGGTCAAAAGGCAACTTTGAAGAATTCCCATGCCCGTTTTTTGAGGCAAGCGTTAACCGATCAGCTGGCTTCTGTGGATATTGATTTAGATCCGCTTTTGCATCGGCCAATGGGATGCTTGTCAGGGGGGCAGCGCCAGATTCTAACATTTGTCATGGCTACATTGATGCATCCGGCACTGCTGCTGCTAGACGAGCCAACAGCTGCACTAGATCCGGATTCCGCATCAAAATTAGTCCATCTGATGTTAGATTTTATCAAGCGCACGCAAGCAGCCACCATCATGATCACGCACGATATGACCTTGGCTAACCAGCTGAAGGGTAGGCAATGGTATATGTTCCAAGGGCAGATTGTAGAAGAGAGCGGTTAA
- a CDS encoding serine hydrolase, which yields MRLKEFVYFYCLSLAFFPLQAEKLDEIPETSSSSLAATLTAFESEAKKTLQAWNVPGMAIAIVKGDKTIYSKGFGVTELMGNQPVTPHTLFEIGSLSKSFTSALMAIMIDEGRLTWEDSVIKYMPEFVLYDPWVTREFQIQDLMSQRSGLPSHAGDTQAYFGFTRQQMIHNLRYIKPISSFRSAYAYQNSFFLVAGEMLEIITGLSWEQLIQQRIFAPLGMKDSSTSIEKYKASKNASALHKRLEGKVEKLSEDLPYRYIYTLFGPAGGINSTAIDMANWLKLLINEGSFNGAPLISSSNLSRTFRRYIYVGRFHEAENYYGLGWAIRDYAPYPIIWHDGVTAGVANIVAFIPEANIGIVILTNTSGTSLSHALAWQFFDLYFNKSQKNWNTELLEKHILAESQKAKALQPPSEPKPALPLDHYTGIYFHELFGKVEVESVNQQLIITIGPDRVRFNLEHWNRDTFELIWPALKESETIFVNFCIDSKGYADQLSIPLLMEGEAFKRL from the coding sequence ATGCGACTAAAAGAGTTTGTTTATTTTTACTGTTTAAGCCTCGCCTTTTTTCCTCTTCAAGCCGAAAAATTGGATGAGATTCCTGAAACGTCCTCATCCTCACTTGCCGCTACACTGACGGCTTTTGAATCTGAAGCCAAAAAAACCCTCCAAGCATGGAATGTGCCGGGAATGGCGATCGCCATTGTCAAAGGCGACAAGACGATTTATTCTAAGGGATTTGGCGTAACGGAGTTGATGGGAAACCAGCCAGTCACCCCTCACACGCTCTTTGAAATAGGTTCGCTTTCTAAATCTTTTACCTCGGCCCTGATGGCCATTATGATCGATGAAGGGAGATTAACTTGGGAAGATTCTGTTATTAAATATATGCCCGAATTCGTGCTTTATGACCCGTGGGTCACACGTGAATTTCAAATTCAAGACCTTATGTCCCAGCGTAGCGGATTGCCTTCGCATGCCGGAGATACACAAGCCTATTTTGGCTTTACACGCCAGCAGATGATTCATAATTTGCGCTATATTAAACCAATTAGCAGCTTTCGCTCTGCCTATGCTTATCAGAATTCTTTCTTTTTGGTCGCAGGCGAAATGCTCGAGATTATTACCGGTCTATCGTGGGAACAGCTGATCCAACAGCGCATTTTTGCGCCTTTAGGCATGAAAGATAGCAGCACCTCTATCGAAAAATATAAGGCATCTAAAAATGCCAGCGCCCTGCACAAACGTTTAGAGGGAAAAGTCGAAAAATTATCGGAAGATCTTCCTTATCGCTATATCTATACCCTTTTTGGCCCTGCAGGAGGAATTAATTCCACAGCGATAGATATGGCCAATTGGCTAAAACTGCTCATCAATGAGGGATCTTTCAATGGAGCACCCTTAATTAGCTCCTCTAATCTCTCCCGTACTTTTCGCCGCTATATCTATGTTGGCCGATTTCATGAAGCGGAAAATTATTATGGCCTTGGCTGGGCCATCAGAGATTATGCGCCTTATCCCATTATTTGGCATGATGGCGTCACTGCAGGGGTTGCCAATATTGTCGCCTTTATTCCCGAGGCCAATATAGGGATTGTCATTTTAACCAACACAAGCGGGACAAGTCTCAGTCATGCGCTTGCTTGGCAGTTCTTTGATTTGTATTTTAATAAGTCCCAAAAAAACTGGAATACCGAGCTATTGGAAAAACACATTCTAGCCGAAAGCCAGAAAGCTAAAGCGCTCCAACCGCCCAGTGAACCGAAACCAGCGCTTCCTCTAGACCACTATACAGGCATTTATTTTCATGAGCTATTTGGGAAAGTTGAAGTCGAATCAGTTAACCAGCAGCTAATCATTACAATAGGCCCGGACCGTGTGCGCTTTAATCTAGAACACTGGAACAGGGATACCTTTGAATTAATATGGCCGGCTCTCAAAGAATCGGAAACGATTTTTGTAAACTTTTGCATAGATTCAAAAGGATATGCCGATCAATTGAGCATTCCCCTTTTAATGGAAGGGGAAGCTTTCAAGCGCTTATAA
- a CDS encoding nitric-oxide reductase large subunit: MTTILIMVIGFSILGLVTRLAYDNIPPIPEQVISPTGRVLFTGKQVAHGQKVFLKNNLMEHGTLWGHGAYLGPDYSASHLHEQTLTMQRLLATKIYGKPFAQLTEFEQGSILQEVIKILKHNRYDAKTGILTLTDEESKAYEHSLDFWKNYFTSGEAPGLPKNYISDPEDLSALTSFFAWAAWAAVTNRPGEEFTYTNNFPYDPLAGNYPSADAYLWSALSLVFIIGATGLVLFIVSKFGLGWGGSGQRHVCETHLTLPPLTASQKAIAKYLVITALLFLLQSLTGGALAHYRVESSFYGLPIIDYFPYNLLRTWHLQLAIFWIATAWVAGGLFIAPLLSQNEWRYQKLGVNSLFGALLFVVVGSMAGEYLSSKNFFQDDWWFWIGNQGSEYLDLGRFWQYLLIAGFAFWLFLLFQALKPAFRRPARRELSILFFLTAATIPIFYVPAVFYNHDTHFTLIDNWRFWIIHLWVEGFFEVFSTVLVAIISVQMGIIRAITALRIIYLDAILYLAGGVVGTGHHWYFTGQTNVNMALAACFSAMEVVPLTLLTMEARDFIRVSQTKCTKCGHYLAEKQQWTIYFLIAVGIWNFVGAGIFGFLINLPIISYFEVGTNLTPNHGHAAMFGVFGMLALGVVMFCMRAMQNEALWRRTKTLIKVGFFGLNIGMALMVILDLFPAGVLQLWDAIENGYWHARELSYLMSGTFHTLEWIRLIGDLIFILVGVIPIVSAIFITFLPQGFSFNKLEKQPASLR, from the coding sequence ATGACCACTATTCTCATCATGGTTATAGGCTTTAGTATTTTAGGATTAGTGACACGCCTTGCCTATGATAATATCCCTCCTATTCCAGAACAAGTTATTAGCCCAACAGGAAGAGTCCTCTTCACTGGAAAACAAGTTGCCCACGGACAAAAAGTTTTCCTGAAAAACAATTTAATGGAGCATGGAACGCTATGGGGCCATGGCGCTTATCTAGGCCCTGATTACAGCGCCTCGCATCTTCATGAACAAACCTTGACCATGCAAAGACTTTTGGCCACTAAAATTTATGGAAAGCCTTTTGCTCAACTAACAGAATTTGAGCAAGGATCTATTTTGCAAGAAGTCATCAAAATTTTAAAACATAATCGCTATGACGCTAAAACAGGCATTCTGACTCTTACAGATGAAGAAAGCAAAGCCTATGAGCACAGCCTTGATTTTTGGAAAAATTATTTTACCTCGGGAGAGGCTCCGGGATTGCCTAAAAATTATATTTCTGATCCGGAAGATTTAAGTGCGCTCACCTCTTTTTTCGCATGGGCAGCTTGGGCAGCTGTAACAAATCGCCCGGGTGAAGAATTCACCTACACAAACAATTTCCCTTACGATCCTCTTGCCGGCAATTATCCAAGCGCTGATGCTTATTTATGGAGCGCTTTAAGCTTAGTCTTTATTATAGGCGCAACAGGCCTTGTGCTTTTTATCGTCAGCAAATTTGGCCTAGGCTGGGGTGGAAGCGGGCAAAGGCATGTCTGCGAAACCCATTTAACCCTTCCGCCTCTTACAGCAAGTCAAAAAGCCATTGCGAAATACTTAGTCATCACGGCTCTTTTATTTCTCTTGCAAAGTTTAACTGGCGGAGCATTGGCCCATTACCGGGTCGAATCCTCTTTTTATGGGCTGCCTATTATCGATTATTTTCCTTACAATCTTCTGCGAACATGGCATCTGCAATTAGCCATTTTTTGGATTGCTACAGCTTGGGTTGCAGGCGGGCTATTTATCGCCCCTTTACTTAGCCAGAATGAGTGGCGCTACCAAAAGCTTGGAGTCAATAGTCTTTTTGGAGCCCTCCTCTTTGTTGTAGTAGGAAGCATGGCAGGAGAATATTTAAGCAGTAAAAACTTTTTTCAAGATGACTGGTGGTTTTGGATCGGCAATCAAGGATCCGAGTATTTAGATTTAGGACGCTTCTGGCAGTATTTGCTTATAGCGGGATTTGCTTTCTGGCTATTTCTTCTTTTTCAAGCCTTAAAGCCCGCTTTTCGTAGGCCAGCTAGGCGTGAGCTGTCTATTTTATTTTTTTTGACGGCTGCGACAATTCCTATCTTTTATGTCCCGGCCGTTTTCTATAATCATGATACCCATTTTACCTTGATTGATAACTGGCGATTTTGGATCATTCATCTTTGGGTCGAAGGATTTTTTGAAGTTTTCTCTACAGTCCTCGTGGCCATTATTTCCGTACAAATGGGAATTATTAGAGCCATTACAGCATTACGCATTATTTATTTGGATGCCATTCTCTATTTAGCAGGAGGAGTGGTAGGCACGGGACATCATTGGTATTTCACAGGGCAAACCAATGTCAACATGGCCTTGGCGGCTTGCTTTTCCGCTATGGAAGTCGTTCCTCTAACACTTTTAACAATGGAAGCGCGCGATTTCATTCGCGTTTCACAAACAAAATGCACCAAATGCGGCCACTATTTAGCAGAAAAGCAACAATGGACAATTTATTTTCTCATTGCAGTTGGCATATGGAACTTCGTTGGGGCTGGAATATTTGGTTTTTTAATTAATCTCCCGATTATTTCCTACTTCGAAGTCGGAACAAATTTGACGCCCAATCATGGGCATGCGGCCATGTTCGGCGTATTTGGAATGCTTGCGCTTGGAGTCGTCATGTTCTGCATGCGTGCTATGCAAAATGAAGCGTTATGGAGACGTACAAAGACGCTTATCAAAGTCGGCTTTTTTGGATTAAATATTGGAATGGCGCTCATGGTCATTTTAGATCTATTTCCAGCAGGAGTGCTTCAACTATGGGATGCAATTGAGAATGGATATTGGCACGCAAGAGAACTGTCCTATTTAATGTCCGGAACTTTCCATACTCTCGAATGGATCCGCCTCATTGGAGATTTAATTTTTATCTTGGTTGGAGTCATTCCCATCGTATCTGCTATTTTTATTACTTTCCTTCCTCAAGGATTCTCATTCAATAAACTAGAAAAGCAGCCAGCCTCCTTAAGGTAA
- a CDS encoding HAD family hydrolase, with product MSVNIKALFLDIGGVLLTNGWDHRMREKAAHIFDLDFLEMNTRHALTFDTYEIGKLSLDEYLKRVVFYEPRSFSLENFKDFMFSQSQPLGTMLELMKNIKKEHGLKVVGISNEGRELMLNRIEKFKLKELFDMFVCSCFVHLRKPDLEIYHMALDLAQVKPGQIIYIDDRSMLVEIGQQLGMQAFQHINEDRTKQTLEDLLKVTMTKG from the coding sequence ATGAGCGTGAATATTAAGGCTTTATTTTTAGATATCGGTGGGGTTTTGCTGACCAATGGCTGGGATCATCGTATGCGTGAAAAAGCGGCTCATATTTTTGATTTAGACTTTCTAGAAATGAATACTCGGCATGCTCTTACTTTCGATACTTATGAAATTGGCAAACTATCATTGGATGAATATCTTAAGCGCGTGGTTTTTTATGAACCTAGGAGCTTTTCTCTTGAAAATTTTAAAGATTTTATGTTTTCACAGTCGCAGCCGTTAGGAACGATGCTGGAATTGATGAAAAATATCAAAAAAGAGCATGGATTGAAAGTGGTAGGCATCAGCAATGAAGGACGCGAACTGATGTTAAACCGCATTGAAAAATTTAAGCTGAAAGAGCTGTTCGATATGTTTGTTTGTTCTTGTTTTGTGCATCTGCGCAAGCCGGATCTTGAGATTTATCACATGGCTCTAGACCTAGCGCAAGTAAAACCCGGCCAGATCATTTATATAGATGATCGCTCCATGCTAGTCGAAATTGGCCAGCAATTGGGGATGCAGGCTTTTCAACACATCAATGAAGACAGGACAAAACAGACGCTAGAAGATCTATTAAAAGTTACCATGACAAAAGGATAG
- a CDS encoding ABC transporter permease subunit, whose translation MNMLLEMIQEAGLQGLIFGFVVIGVYLTSRVIRCDDLSIEGSFGFGGALVAAGLLAGFHPIWSIPAALVAGALAGCLTGLLHTKLHMHHLIAGIVVTTALYSINLKMAGANVSLMTTASLFDWMPFSHPAMNQLILLAGLASLIFWLLKKLLATEVGILIRAAGCNPHLLASLGKSVNFYKVLGFSLAGACSGLAGGLFVQLTAFYSITGSMGMMMMGLTGLIIAEMMTARFSLILVLGAMICQAFFAMTIALGVDPSWNYLIKGILIVFFLQLSRSPLLAAERRVAC comes from the coding sequence ATGAATATGCTACTAGAAATGATTCAAGAGGCCGGCTTGCAAGGTTTGATTTTTGGATTTGTCGTCATAGGGGTCTATTTAACTTCCCGTGTGATTCGATGCGATGATCTGTCCATTGAGGGGAGCTTCGGTTTCGGCGGAGCGCTTGTCGCTGCCGGCCTGCTTGCCGGTTTCCATCCCATATGGAGCATCCCAGCCGCCCTGGTGGCGGGCGCTCTTGCAGGATGTTTGACGGGTTTGCTGCATACCAAACTTCACATGCATCACCTCATTGCCGGAATTGTCGTGACAACCGCCCTTTACTCTATCAATCTTAAGATGGCTGGAGCAAATGTGTCTTTAATGACCACCGCATCTTTATTCGATTGGATGCCTTTTTCTCATCCAGCAATGAATCAATTGATCTTGCTTGCCGGCTTGGCCAGCCTAATCTTTTGGCTTCTTAAAAAGTTGTTGGCTACAGAAGTGGGTATCTTAATTCGAGCGGCCGGATGCAACCCGCATTTATTAGCTAGTTTGGGAAAAAGCGTCAATTTTTACAAAGTTTTAGGATTTAGCTTGGCCGGCGCTTGCTCAGGCCTGGCCGGGGGGTTGTTCGTTCAGCTGACGGCTTTTTATTCCATTACTGGCAGCATGGGAATGATGATGATGGGGCTGACAGGCCTTATTATTGCCGAAATGATGACAGCACGTTTCAGTTTGATTTTAGTTTTGGGAGCAATGATTTGCCAAGCTTTTTTTGCCATGACAATTGCTCTGGGGGTTGATCCTTCCTGGAATTATTTAATCAAAGGTATCTTGATTGTCTTTTTTCTGCAATTGAGCCGCTCTCCGCTTTTAGCTGCAGAAAGGAGGGTGGCATGCTAG
- a CDS encoding YkgJ family cysteine cluster protein, with protein sequence MTQSHPSFPWYKDGLHFSCTQCGKCCTGSPGFVWVSEQEMAEMAQFLKISIKDFKRLYVRRLHNRYLLVEKKSQNHDCVFYKDRKCQVYQARPSQCRTYPFWKENLLSPQSWEEAAQTCEGICPEAPLISFESIQEQLKQQISDQNEHYVPASPEANYT encoded by the coding sequence ATGACTCAATCTCATCCCTCCTTTCCTTGGTATAAAGACGGTTTGCATTTCAGTTGCACGCAATGCGGAAAATGCTGCACGGGGTCTCCGGGCTTTGTCTGGGTCAGCGAGCAAGAAATGGCTGAAATGGCGCAGTTCCTGAAAATTTCCATAAAAGACTTTAAGCGCCTGTATGTCAGGCGCCTTCATAACCGTTACTTGCTGGTAGAGAAAAAATCTCAAAACCATGATTGTGTCTTTTATAAAGACCGCAAATGCCAGGTTTATCAAGCGCGGCCAAGCCAATGCCGGACATACCCATTTTGGAAAGAAAATCTTCTTTCGCCTCAAAGCTGGGAAGAAGCTGCTCAAACCTGCGAGGGCATTTGTCCTGAGGCTCCTTTGATCTCTTTTGAATCTATTCAAGAACAACTTAAGCAACAGATCAGCGACCAAAATGAGCACTATGTGCCAGCCTCTCCAGAAGCCAATTATACCTAA
- a CDS encoding ROK family protein: MIVSNHMHTIGIDLGGTKIEAGLVHSSGVIKDHIRLATNAAGGPAAVEKQLLEAIDALRNKENLPIAGIGIGVAGQIDAQSGTVYFAPNLPGWRNVPLQENLQRILGIPVKIINDVRAITWGEWVYGAGKGCKDLICVFIGTGIGGGIISGGKLLTGSSNTCGEIGHMTIDFHGPLCTCGNKGCWEAFAGGWAIAKYAKELIQTHGPEGVRLLELADNQLDAVTAKTVLQAYKEGDVLATSIVERIKQALIAGCINLINALNPSRMIIGGGIVDGWPEIISFINAGVREKALKVATRDLQIVPAKLGKEVGVIGSAAMVLDFLNSQKTKTNSD; the protein is encoded by the coding sequence ATGATAGTTTCAAATCACATGCATACGATTGGAATCGATTTAGGCGGCACTAAAATTGAAGCGGGCCTTGTTCATTCTTCCGGAGTAATTAAAGACCATATCCGTTTGGCGACTAATGCGGCAGGCGGACCGGCAGCCGTTGAGAAACAACTATTGGAAGCAATCGATGCCTTGCGCAATAAAGAAAATCTTCCTATAGCCGGAATCGGCATTGGTGTCGCAGGACAAATTGATGCACAATCTGGAACGGTCTATTTCGCTCCTAACTTGCCAGGATGGCGTAATGTTCCTCTACAGGAAAATCTTCAAAGAATTCTGGGGATACCCGTCAAAATCATCAACGATGTACGCGCCATTACTTGGGGGGAATGGGTTTATGGCGCTGGCAAGGGGTGCAAAGATTTGATTTGCGTCTTTATTGGCACGGGAATCGGCGGGGGGATCATAAGTGGGGGCAAGCTTTTAACTGGATCTAGCAACACCTGCGGTGAAATCGGACACATGACAATCGATTTTCACGGTCCGCTTTGCACCTGTGGAAATAAAGGATGTTGGGAAGCTTTTGCCGGGGGATGGGCAATAGCTAAATATGCGAAAGAATTGATTCAAACACATGGCCCAGAAGGCGTGCGTTTGTTGGAATTAGCTGATAATCAATTGGATGCTGTAACCGCCAAAACTGTTTTGCAGGCCTATAAGGAAGGAGATGTGCTTGCGACATCTATTGTCGAAAGAATCAAGCAGGCTTTAATTGCCGGGTGCATCAATTTAATTAATGCCTTAAATCCTTCACGCATGATTATAGGGGGAGGGATTGTGGACGGTTGGCCTGAAATTATTTCATTTATTAATGCTGGAGTAAGGGAAAAAGCATTAAAAGTCGCGACGCGGGATTTACAAATTGTTCCTGCTAAGCTTGGCAAGGAAGTCGGGGTTATTGGATCAGCCGCGATGGTTTTAGATTTTTTAAATAGCCAAAAGACCAAAACCAATTCAGATTAA
- a CDS encoding NAD(P)-dependent oxidoreductase gives MKESVSFIGLGKMGFPMAHNLLKAGFPLKVYNRSIHKADPLLKEGAQLLNSPKEAFETSSLLMTMLANDDAVEEIVYGPQGIGERLKEGCIHLSMSTISPETSRKLQEFHQKKGAIYLAAPVLGRPEAAEAKKLWIIVAGEEQAKTRVRPLLDCLGQGVLDFGEDPSQANIVKLLCNFLIFSTIEALAEISALAKKNQISQEPLWDLISNKLFACPVYQTYGKIIASQNFATGDFKMKLGLKDMRLVQDLAKASQAPMPLASLLCDRLLVGLAKGRESLDSSGLALVAWEEAGLLQEKETI, from the coding sequence ATGAAAGAGAGCGTATCTTTTATTGGCCTTGGGAAAATGGGGTTCCCTATGGCGCACAATTTATTAAAAGCCGGTTTTCCCTTAAAAGTATATAACCGCTCAATTCATAAGGCTGATCCTCTTTTAAAAGAAGGAGCGCAGTTGCTTAACTCTCCTAAAGAAGCCTTTGAAACATCTTCTCTTTTAATGACAATGTTGGCCAATGACGATGCTGTTGAAGAAATTGTCTATGGCCCTCAAGGAATCGGTGAACGCCTAAAAGAAGGGTGCATCCATCTTTCCATGAGTACAATTTCTCCGGAAACAAGCCGAAAGCTTCAAGAGTTCCATCAAAAAAAAGGGGCCATTTACCTTGCCGCTCCTGTTCTAGGACGCCCGGAAGCTGCAGAAGCTAAAAAGCTTTGGATAATAGTGGCGGGAGAAGAGCAGGCGAAAACGCGCGTTCGGCCTCTCCTTGATTGCCTAGGTCAAGGGGTGTTAGATTTTGGAGAAGATCCAAGCCAAGCCAATATTGTTAAATTGCTCTGCAATTTTCTCATTTTTTCAACCATTGAAGCGTTAGCTGAAATATCTGCCCTGGCTAAAAAAAATCAAATTTCCCAAGAGCCTCTCTGGGATCTTATTTCAAATAAGCTCTTTGCCTGCCCGGTCTATCAGACGTATGGAAAAATCATTGCTTCTCAAAATTTCGCGACAGGGGATTTTAAAATGAAGTTGGGCCTCAAAGATATGCGTTTAGTGCAAGACTTGGCGAAAGCAAGTCAAGCTCCCATGCCATTGGCCAGCTTATTGTGTGATAGATTACTAGTGGGACTGGCCAAAGGAAGAGAGTCATTGGATTCTTCCGGGCTTGCTTTGGTTGCATGGGAAGAAGCGGGCCTTCTACAGGAAAAGGAAACGATCTGA
- a CDS encoding class I fructose-bisphosphate aldolase: MSSSIQSLLGDEAQSLLGHQCKTISKDKIYLPGPDFIDRVVSQTDRRPTVLRSLAQIFNFGRLSGTGYLSILPVDQGIEHSAGASFAINPDYFDPEGIVKLAIEGGCNAVASTLGVLGAVARRYSHKIPFIVKLNHNELLSYPNSYDQIYFGQVEQAWEMGAVAIGATIYFGSEESHRQIQETSKAFQRAHELGMATFLWCYLRNSAFKKDKDYSLSADLTGQANHLGVTIEADIIKQKQPVNNGGYKAIPNFGKTSDLVYEKLTTDHPIDLTRYQVANCYMGRAGLINSGGESGKNDLAEAVKTAIINKRAGGTGVISGRKAFQKPFKEGVELLNAIQDVYLDRSITIA; the protein is encoded by the coding sequence ATGAGTTCGTCCATTCAATCTTTACTTGGCGATGAAGCCCAATCCTTGCTTGGGCATCAATGTAAAACAATTTCTAAAGATAAGATTTATTTACCGGGACCAGATTTCATTGACCGCGTAGTCAGCCAAACTGATCGACGTCCTACCGTTTTACGCAGCCTCGCGCAAATTTTTAATTTTGGACGGCTTAGCGGGACAGGATATCTTTCTATCCTTCCGGTCGATCAAGGCATCGAACACTCTGCTGGCGCAAGCTTTGCCATCAATCCTGATTATTTTGATCCTGAAGGAATTGTCAAGTTGGCGATTGAAGGAGGATGTAATGCGGTTGCTTCGACATTGGGCGTGTTAGGTGCTGTTGCCCGTCGCTATTCGCATAAAATTCCCTTTATCGTGAAACTTAATCACAATGAATTGCTTAGCTATCCCAATAGTTATGATCAAATTTATTTCGGGCAAGTTGAACAAGCGTGGGAAATGGGGGCTGTTGCAATTGGGGCGACCATTTATTTTGGCTCAGAGGAATCGCATCGCCAAATTCAGGAGACAAGCAAAGCTTTCCAACGCGCTCATGAGCTGGGAATGGCTACTTTCCTGTGGTGCTATTTGCGCAATTCAGCTTTTAAAAAAGATAAAGATTACTCTTTAAGCGCAGATTTGACAGGTCAAGCGAATCATTTGGGGGTCACAATTGAAGCAGATATTATCAAACAAAAGCAGCCTGTCAATAATGGAGGCTATAAGGCAATTCCTAACTTCGGAAAAACTAGCGATTTGGTTTATGAAAAATTGACGACCGACCATCCCATTGATCTCACTCGCTATCAAGTTGCCAATTGCTATATGGGAAGAGCCGGGCTTATTAATTCTGGCGGAGAATCCGGTAAAAATGATTTAGCAGAAGCCGTGAAAACTGCCATTATCAATAAACGCGCAGGCGGAACGGGCGTTATTTCCGGAAGAAAAGCCTTTCAGAAGCCATTCAAGGAAGGTGTTGAACTTTTGAACGCCATCCAAGACGTCTATTTAGATCGATCCATTACAATCGCTTGA